The following are encoded in a window of Sebastes umbrosus isolate fSebUmb1 chromosome 7, fSebUmb1.pri, whole genome shotgun sequence genomic DNA:
- the drd2a gene encoding dopamine receptor D2a isoform X1: protein MDVLTQYAYNDSFNDNGTWGFNETDQEQKHPYNYYAMLLTLLIFVIVFGNVLVCIAVSREKALQTTTNYLIVSLAVADLLVATLVMPWVVYLEVVGEWRFSKIHCDIFVTLDVMMCTASILNLCAISIDRYTAVAMPMLYNTRYSSRRRVTVMISVVWVLSFAISCPLLFGLNNTATRDESQCVIANPAFVVYSSIVSFYVPFIITLLVYVQIYVVLRKRRKRVNTKPKQRACQAADPDAATSLKDKCTHPEDVRLCTMIVKSNGSFPVNKKKVIFIKDVVNEGEDLELDELNSGSSQKQKQQPQCALGNTPATSHQLLMPNKANASPSSSPPTPPEEGQRAEKNGDPTKEALGDPAPVVPKAFQTQALPNGKTQTSMKTMSMSKRKISQQKEKKATQMLAIVLGVFIICWLPFFITHILNTHCTKCRVPAEVYNAFTWLGYVNSAVNPIIYTTFNVEFRKAFIKILHC, encoded by the exons ATGGATGTCTTAACCCAGTATGCCTACAATGACAGTTTCAATGATAATGGAACATGGGGCTTCAACGAAACGGATCAGGAGCAGAAGCACCCTTACAACTACTATGCCATGCTGCTCACTCTGCTCATCTTCGTCATCGTCTTCGGCAACGTGCTGGTGTGCATTGCTGTGTCCAGGGAAAAGGCCCTGCAGACCACTACCAACTACCTGATCGTCAGCTTGGCGGTCGCAGACCTTCTGGTGGCCACGCTGGTTATGCCCTGGGTCGTCTACTTAGag GTAGTGGGAGAGTGGCGCTTTAGCAAGATCCACTGTGACATCTTCGTCACTCTGGATGTGATGATGTGTACAGCCAGCATCCTCAATCTCTGTGCCATCAGCATTGATCG TTACACAGCAGTTGCAATGCCAATGCTGTACAACACCCGCTACAGCTCCAGGAGACGGGTCACAGTGATGATCTCTGTGGTGTGGGTACTCTCTTTCGCCATATCATGCCCCCTATTGTTTGGCCTAAATAACACAG CTACTCGTGATGAGTCTCAATGTGTGATCGCCAATCCGGCCTTCGTGGTGTACTCCTCCATCGTGTCCTTCTATGTCCCCTTCATCATCACTCTGCTGGTTTATGTGCAAATTTATGTGGTCCTGAGGAAGCGCAGAAAACGCGTAAACACCAAACCGAAGCAGCGCGCCTGTCAGGCTGCCGACCCTGATGCGGCCACTTCGCTGAAG gaTAAGTGCACTCATCCAGAGGATGTGAGGTTGTGCACCATGATTGTTAAATCTAATGGGAGCTTTCCTGTCAACAAGAAGAAAGTG ATATTCATCAAAGATGTAGTCAATGAGGGGGAAGATCTGGAGCTGGATGAGCTGAACAGCGGCAGCAGCCagaaacagaagcagcagcCTCAGTGTGCTCTCGGAAACACTCCGGCCACCAGCCACCAGCTACTGATGCCCAACAAGGCCAACGCTAGCCCCAGCTCCTCGCCTCCCACGCCCCCGGAGGAGGGCCAGAGAGCAGAAAAGAATGGAGATCCTACCAAGGAGGCTCTTGGGGATCCAGCGCCTGTTGTGCCCAAAGCCTTCCAGACGCAGGCCTTACCTAATGGCAAGACTCAGACCTCTATGAAAACCATGAGCATGAGCAAGAGGAAGATCTCCCAGCAGAAGGAGAAAAAGGCCACTCAGATGTTAGCCATTGTCCTAG GTGTATTCATCATATGCTGGCTGCCCTTTTTCATTACGCATATCTTGAACACCCACTGCACTAAATGCAGGGTTCCCGCTGAGGTGTATAATGCTTTCACTTGGCTAGGCTACGTGAATAGTGCTGTAAATCCCATTATATACACCACCTTTAATGTCGAGTTCAGAAAGGCTTTCATTAAGATCTTGCACTGCTAA
- the drd2a gene encoding dopamine receptor D2a isoform X2, whose product MDVLTQYAYNDSFNDNGTWGFNETDQEQKHPYNYYAMLLTLLIFVIVFGNVLVCIAVSREKALQTTTNYLIVSLAVADLLVATLVMPWVVYLEVVGEWRFSKIHCDIFVTLDVMMCTASILNLCAISIDRYTAVAMPMLYNTRYSSRRRVTVMISVVWVLSFAISCPLLFGLNNTATRDESQCVIANPAFVVYSSIVSFYVPFIITLLVYVQIYVVLRKRRKRVNTKPKQRACQAADPDAATSLKDKCTHPEDVRLCTMIVKSNGSFPVNKKKVIFIKDVVNEGEDLELDELNSGSSQKQKQQPQCALGNTPATSHQLLMPNKANASPSSSPPTPPEEGQRAEKNGDPTKEALGDPAPVVPKAFQTQALPNGKTQTSMKTMSMSKRKISQQKEKKATQMLAIVLVITASNQLGTLFKLIKTKYLFLF is encoded by the exons ATGGATGTCTTAACCCAGTATGCCTACAATGACAGTTTCAATGATAATGGAACATGGGGCTTCAACGAAACGGATCAGGAGCAGAAGCACCCTTACAACTACTATGCCATGCTGCTCACTCTGCTCATCTTCGTCATCGTCTTCGGCAACGTGCTGGTGTGCATTGCTGTGTCCAGGGAAAAGGCCCTGCAGACCACTACCAACTACCTGATCGTCAGCTTGGCGGTCGCAGACCTTCTGGTGGCCACGCTGGTTATGCCCTGGGTCGTCTACTTAGag GTAGTGGGAGAGTGGCGCTTTAGCAAGATCCACTGTGACATCTTCGTCACTCTGGATGTGATGATGTGTACAGCCAGCATCCTCAATCTCTGTGCCATCAGCATTGATCG TTACACAGCAGTTGCAATGCCAATGCTGTACAACACCCGCTACAGCTCCAGGAGACGGGTCACAGTGATGATCTCTGTGGTGTGGGTACTCTCTTTCGCCATATCATGCCCCCTATTGTTTGGCCTAAATAACACAG CTACTCGTGATGAGTCTCAATGTGTGATCGCCAATCCGGCCTTCGTGGTGTACTCCTCCATCGTGTCCTTCTATGTCCCCTTCATCATCACTCTGCTGGTTTATGTGCAAATTTATGTGGTCCTGAGGAAGCGCAGAAAACGCGTAAACACCAAACCGAAGCAGCGCGCCTGTCAGGCTGCCGACCCTGATGCGGCCACTTCGCTGAAG gaTAAGTGCACTCATCCAGAGGATGTGAGGTTGTGCACCATGATTGTTAAATCTAATGGGAGCTTTCCTGTCAACAAGAAGAAAGTG ATATTCATCAAAGATGTAGTCAATGAGGGGGAAGATCTGGAGCTGGATGAGCTGAACAGCGGCAGCAGCCagaaacagaagcagcagcCTCAGTGTGCTCTCGGAAACACTCCGGCCACCAGCCACCAGCTACTGATGCCCAACAAGGCCAACGCTAGCCCCAGCTCCTCGCCTCCCACGCCCCCGGAGGAGGGCCAGAGAGCAGAAAAGAATGGAGATCCTACCAAGGAGGCTCTTGGGGATCCAGCGCCTGTTGTGCCCAAAGCCTTCCAGACGCAGGCCTTACCTAATGGCAAGACTCAGACCTCTATGAAAACCATGAGCATGAGCAAGAGGAAGATCTCCCAGCAGAAGGAGAAAAAGGCCACTCAGATGTTAGCCATTGTCCTAG TGATTACAGCATCAAACCAGCTGGGGACTCTGTTCAAACTCATCAAGACTAAATATTTGTTTCTCTTCTAA